One window of Triticum dicoccoides isolate Atlit2015 ecotype Zavitan chromosome 5A, WEW_v2.0, whole genome shotgun sequence genomic DNA carries:
- the LOC119298781 gene encoding WD repeat-containing protein 43-like, translating to MDQTPQRRRRRRAEVAPSDGAPDAAEYSLDEPTLAEKLAAMSPLAEAAGGAAGESLPVVPPSADSVHVLLRQALQADDRAALLGCLYNRDGKVIVKSVSLLTPADAVKLLKSLVSLMQSRGSVLVCLLPWLQALLSRHMSSIVSQDSSLLLLNSLYQLIDARTSTFASSLKLSTCLDYHFSEICDDESDEEEGGPPLIYEDVDSDEEDSEVDDAMETEDKGTDEEDSEVDDAMETERKGTDKEESEVDDE from the exons ATGGACCAgacgccgcagcgccgccgccggagacgcgCCGAGGTCGCCCCCTCCGATGGCGCTCCGGACGCGGCGGAGTACAGCCTCGACGAGCCGACCTTGGCGGAGAAGCTCGCGGCCATGAGCCCGCTCGCCGAGGCGGCAGGTGGCGCCGCCGGGGAGTCGCTGCCCGTGGTGCCCCCCAGCGCGGACTCCGTCCACGTCCTGCTCAGGCAGGCCCTGCAGGCCGACGACCGCGCCGCGCTGCTGGGCTGCCTGTACAACAGAGACGGCAAG GTTATCGTGAAGTCGGTATCACTCCTGACGCCAGCAGACGCTGTGAAGCTCCTCAAATCATTGGTATCGCTTATGCAATCTAG GGGTTCAGTACTGGTTTGCTTGCTCCCATGGCTTCAAGCTCTGCTTAGCCGACACATGAGCAGCATAGTATCTCAGGATTCTTCTCTGCTGCTGCTCAACTCGCTTTATCAG CTGATTGACGCAAGAACATCGACCTTCGCATCGTCGCTCAAACTGTCTACCTGCCTGGATTATCATTTCAGCGAG ATCTGCGATGATGAATCCGATGAAGAAGAGGGAGGCCCTCCGCTTATCTACGAGGACGTGGATTCTGATGAGGAAGATTCTGAAGTTGATGATGCTATGGAAACCGAGGACAAGGGGACTGATGAGGAAGATTCCGAGGTTGACGACGCCATGGAGACAGAGAGAAAGGGGACTGACAAGGAAGAGTCTGAAGTTGATGATGAGTGA
- the LOC119298782 gene encoding peroxisome biogenesis protein 3-2-like: protein MFQLGSAPGKAFWARHRWKMLLSLGVAGAGYAAYRFYDAHQKQLVRVEQRAEEERAADEIIKNQLEAHFQKVQRISDTTTLPFAMHYLRSRVMEELDISHLTERLLQGKGELTPEDKYETWEKIKILSFTRTVSSMWAMTLLSLYVRVQVTILGRHLYLDFARGTDGAQLQAESDTFSGNGHKDFLGTADYLATYGITALIRQMQHAATEILKEKQLKDPMSMDQVLQTMLQISEQFMSMCEGNSWINFLVPESANRYAQLMAVSSSGFDDSSLLMDVGKLDQLMTETRIVLASDDFRNIMDMSLRKVADLVIEDLRAQVGAALPPSGLPLAKLLARVAQLSSMLLEEPSKNKHIQTIRSMPEVGLFYTFLYANMPPQT, encoded by the exons ATGTTCCAGCTAGGCTCCGCCCCCGGGAAGGCCTTCTGGGCGCGGCACCGGTGGAAGATGCTCCTCTCGCTGGGCGTCGCCGGCGCCGGCTACGCGGCCTACCGCTTCTACGACGCGCACCAGAAGCAGCTCGTCCGGGTCGAGCAGCGCGCCGAGGAGGAGCGCGCCGCCGACGAGATCATCAAGAATCA GTTGGAAGCCCATTTTCAGAAGGTGCAGAGGATCTCGGATACAACCACACTGCCGTTTGCTATGCACTACCTACGTTCGCGGGTAATGGAGGAACTGGATATTTCACACCTGACCGAGAGGCTGCTGCAAGGGAAGGGAGAGCTGACGCCAGAGGACAAGTACGAGACCTGGGAGAAGATCAAAATTCTGA GTTTCACAAGGACAGTGTCTTCAATGTGGGCCATGACATTGCTGAGCTTATATGTTAGAGTCCAGGTCACCATATTAGGCAGACATCTCTACTTGGACTTTGCTCGTGGTACAGATGGTGCTCAATTGCAG GCGGAATCTGATACTTTTAGCGGGAATGGACATAAGGACTTTCTTGGAACTGCTGACTACCTTGCAACATATGGTATCACTGCATTGATCAGGCAAATGCAACATGCTGCAACAGAAATCTTGAAAGA GAAGCAACTGAAAGACCCTATGAGCATGGACCAAGTATTACAAACGATGTTACAGATATCGGAGCAGTTCATGAGTATGTGTGAAGGCAACTCATGGATAAATTTCCTTGTACCTGAAAGCGCCAATCGGTATGCACAGTTGATGGCTGTGTCCAGCAGCGGCTTTGATGACTCATCTCTTCTAATGGATGTTGGAAAGCTTGACCAACTAATGACTGAGACACGCATAGTGTTGGCAAG CGACGATTTCAGAAATATCATGGACATGTCATTGAGGAAGGTAGCTGATTTGGTGATAGAGGACTTGCGTGCACAGGTTGGAGCCGCGCTTCCTCCATCAGGATTGCCCTTGGCGAAGCTCTTGGCTAGAGTGGCTCAACTGAGCTCAATGCTGCTCGAGGAACCAAGCAAGAACAAGCACATCCAGACCATCCGAAGCATGCCCGAGGTGGGACTCTTCTACACATTCCTCTATGCAAACATGCCGCCACAAACGTGA